The Flavobacterium sp. 140616W15 sequence AATAAAAGCATTCTCAAAAGAAAGTTCTTTCATTACTTGCTCAGAATCAGCTTTAAAATACTTTACTTTTCCACTTACTGGTTTGTGCTGACTGTTTACTGCCTGCTCAATAACAGTAGTGTTGTCTGTAGATTTTACTTTTAAATTTAATCTGCCTCCTTTTATTTCAGATGAAACTGCTCCTTTACCATCAGTATGTCTTATCATATCTACTTTCGAGAATAATACTTGGTACTCGTTTCCTTCAAATTCTAAAATTGCTTTAAATGCCATAATAAAAATAATTAATTAGTTTAAAATTGTTTTTTTAGAACCCTCAATCTGTTATCCGACTAGTAAAAACAAAGAGAAGAGGTATTCTAACTGATTTTAGAATACCTCTTCTCTTTATACTAAAAGTATTTTTTGATTTACTTCTTGTAGAAAGAAGAGGAAGATTCGTAATCAATATTAATGCGAATATATGACTACAAATGAAATAAACAAATTATTTTGTACTATTTTTCATAAAAAAACTAACGAAACAATTACAATATATAGGAATATATTTATTTATAAGTATTGCATCGAATTTTTAAGCTAACTAATATTTCAATCGTTTCCAGATATTCAAAAAGAATATAATCTACCCCAAGAACTTCGAAATATCTTAGAAATAACAACCGATAAAATCATTGGTTTTGTTCAGCTAATCAAATAGCATGAAATAGTAAATCAATTTGGATTGAGGTCAGGTACAATCTCATATTTTTTAACACCAAAGAGTTCGTAAAGAGATAGAATCTTTTTAATCTTAATAATCTGTGGCTAAAAAAAGTGCGCAATTTAAATAACTATCGAGATACGCAGAGGTCGCAAAGCTTTGAAATCCTTTAATCCCGTCAGTTATAAGCACAAAAAAACCGCAAAGAGACTAAATACAGACTTTGCGGTTTAATTAAAGATTTATTCTCTTTATATTCTAAATTGTAACCGGAACTTTACCTAAGACATTTTCAGATAAATATTTAGCTACACCGTCTTCTCTATTTGTCGCGATAACTTCAAGATCTGGCAACTCATTTTTTAAATTTTGTGGAGCATTCCCCATAATTAGTGCTTTTCCTGTAGATGATAACATTTTTAGATCATTAAAACCATCTCCAAAAGAAATTGCTTCCTCAAAAGTTGCATTCTCTATTTCTAAAACTTTAGCAATTGCTACACTTTTATCTACAGATTTATCCATAAACTCAAGGCAGTTTGGTAAACTAAAAGCATGATGTAACTTGTCTGAACTTGTACTTAAAATCACATCTTTTAAGGCAACCAATTTTTCATGGTTATCATGTGTGAAGAATATTTTTATAGCGCTGTAGTCTTCCAGTTTTGAGTAATCTACCAATTCTGGATGATAAACTAAATCTGCTTGAAAAGCATTTAGTTTTTCGCTCAATCTGTTAGTAAGCCAAACGTCTTCTTTAAACAAAACGGTGGTGATTTCTGGATCGATATCTGCACTCAAAGCCGATTTTACCACTTCGCTTTCTATATCAAAAGCAAAAAGTTCTTTCTTCTCTGGCGAATGAATACGTGCTCCATTAGAACTTACCAGATAAACTGGAATTTCTAATGTATTAATAATTCCAAACGCATCAAGATGATGACGTCCTGTGGCTACAATTATTAGATAATTTTGATTGTATAGTTCTTGAAAAACTGATTTTGTGTAAGAAGAAATTTTATGTTCTGGATTAAGTAATGTACCATCTAAATCGGTAATTATTACTTTAATTTTTTTAGATTCTGAATTCATATCGAGTATCAAATATTTATGATTTACAAATTTATTGCTTTGAAAACTGGCAAGCAAAGAAATTTGAGAAATCTGAAAGAAATAAGTTAAACTTTACTATTTCTTTAACACAAATTAACGAAGTCGTAAAAAAAACATTCGTTTTACACAACTCTCTAACAGATTTGTATAAAACGAATATCTTTAAATATCAAAATACATTTTACGATTTACATTTGACATTTCGCAAAAACCATTTGACAATTTTAATCGTTGTTCTCTATTTGTTTGTATGCATCGATTACTTTTTTTACCAATCGGTGGCGCACAATGTCTTTATCATCAAGATAAATAATTCCGATGCCCTCAACATCTTTAAGTACCAATATTGCTTCTTTAAGCCCAGAAATAGTTCTTCTTGGCAAATCAACTTGACCAGGATCACCTGTAATCATGAATTTGGCATTTTTCCCCATACGAGTCAGGAACATTTTCATCTGAGAATGTGTCGTATTTTGTGCTTCATCCAAAATTACAAAAGCATTATCGAGTGTACGCCCACGCATGAATGCCAATGGCGCAATCTGAATAATTCCTTTTAAGATATAATCTTCGAGTTTTTCATTTGGCAGCATATCGCGCAAAGCATCATAAAGAGGCTGCATATATGGATCTAGTTTTTCTTTCATATCACCTGGTAAAAAACCAAGGTTCTCCCCTGCTTCTACCGCTGGTCGTGTAAGTATGATCCTTTTTACTTCTTTATCTTTAAGCGCTTTTACAGCCATTGCTACACCTGTATACGTTTTTCCGGTTCCCGCTGGACCTACAGCAAATACCATATCATTCTTTTTAATGGTATCGACTAATAGTTGCTGATTGGGAGTCATGGCTTTGATGATTTTACCAGCAACTCCATGAACTAATATTTTATCATGATCGTATGCTTTTTTTTCATCATGACCATCACTCATGATCACGCGTTCAATTACATTATCGTCAATATTATTGTATCGGGTAAAATGGACCATTAATCTTTGAAATCTTTTTTCGAATTCATCTAAGACTTCTTTTTCGCCGAACGCTTTTAAAGTAGTCCCTCTTGCTACTATTTTAAGCTTTGGGTAATACTTTTTGATTATTTCAAGATGAGTGTCTTGAGCGCCCCAAAAGTCTTTTGGAGCGATGTCTATGAGCTCGATTATTCTTTCGTTCAAATGAGGTAGTTTTAAATTAAAATTAATTCTTTTTATAAATCAATTGGCTGTCGGGTGCTTCTTTTTAGTATTCAGTCACAGTGTTCAGTTCCAATACTTAGCTTCAGTGGGTGTTTATGATTTCTGCGAAATCTTAATTTATTTTCATAATCTAAAATACTCAATTTTACAAACTGAATGTTACGACTAAACACTGAAACTATTCTTATTTTCGCTTTACAAACTAAAAACCAAGACTATGATAACTTTTAATTATTTAAAAATATATTTTATCTTTTCTTCTTTCTTTTTTGCGTTTACTATTATTAGCTTTGCATATCTCAAATTTAATGAAAATTAGATTTAAATACTATCAATAGTTATAAACAAAATGATGTCAATAATTACCCTTACTACCGATTACGGCTTAAAAGACCACTTTGTAGGCGCGCTGAAAGGGAAAATTTTATCCGAATATTCCGAAGCTACAATTGTAGACATTTCGCATGACATCGATCCGTTTAATACTACTGAAGCAAGTTATATAATTGGCTCATCGTATTTTAGCTTTCCAAAAGGAACAGTACATCTTATTGGTGTCGATATTGAACGTAATAAAGAGAACCAGCATATCGCAATGCAATGGAACGATCACTATTTCATTTGTGCCGACAATGGTATATTAAGTATGCTTACGCAAAAAATTGTTCCTCAAAAAATTGTCGCCATTAATATTCACGATCGTTTTCCTGTGGAATCAACCGATTTAGATATTTTTATACAAGTGGCTTGCCATATTGCCAAAGGTGGTTTACTGAATGTAATTGGTAAAGAAATCCCAGCAATTAAAGAAGTTACTGATCTACAAGCGGTAGTTGCCAGTGATGGAAATTCGATTAAAGGATATGTAATTTATATTGACCATTTTGGAAACGTTGTAACAAACATTTCTAAAAATCATTTTTTAAAAATAGCAAGAGGCCGTCCGTATGAGATTGTGATGAAACCAAAAAGCATCAAAACCATTTTGCCTAATTATTCGGCAATAGCCAGTTCTGAAAAATACCCCATAAAAACCTATGAAGGTGAGAAACTCGCTATTTTTAATGAAGCGGGGTTTCTAGAAATTGCTATTTTTAGGAGCAATCCTTCAAAAGTAGGTTCTGCAAATAGTCTTTTAGGATTAAATTATAGAGATGTGATCACTATAAAATTCCATTAATAAATCACATCTAATATTTAAGTATTGTGACTACAAGTAGGATACCTACTTCTTCAAAATGATAAAATTTAAGAAAGCATTATTTTTTTTATAATAAAAAGAACAATCTAATTTGGTATTTTTGCGCGCACATAAGCCATTTCTCAATATAAAATTTACCCTGACAGCTTTCGGGACTAAAATCTAAAATTATAAAAATGTTTGTTCGAATAGTAAAAATGAGTTTCCACGAAGATAAAATCCCTGCTTTCATGGAAAATTTTGATGGTGTGAAAGACAAAATACGAAATGCTCCCGGAAATCGTTTTTTAGAATTGTACCAAGATAAAGACAATAAAAATATATTTTTTACTTATAGCTATTGGGAAACCGAAGCTGACTTGGAAAACTATCGACAATCTGAACTCTTTAATACCGTTTGGACATTTACTAAAACCTTATTCAATGCTAAACCAGAAGCGTGGAGTGTTGATAAACTAGTAAGCCTGAATTAGTTTTCAGTTTGCAGTCGCAGTTTTCAGTGTCATCCTGAGTGAAGTCAAAGGGTAGTTACAGTTGAAGACCTTAGTTTGTAGTCTCAGTTTACAACTTGAAACTTGAAACTAAAAAATAGAATTTAAAACTTTAAACTAAAAAAATCAACGATTAAACAAAAAATAAATGAAATCAATTGTTTTAAGAGAAATAAAATCTTTTTTCGGGTCTCCCATTGGCTATTTAGTCATTGCCATTTTCCTGATTAGCAATGGCTTATTTCTGTGGGTTTTTCAAGGAGAATACAACATCCTGAATACAGGTTTTGCAGATCTTACTCCGTTTTTTACATTGGCACCATGGATTTTAACTTTTTTAATTCCTGCAGTTACCATGCGTAGTTTCTCTGATGAAAAGAAACAAGGTACAATCGAATTGTTGCTGACAAAACCATTAAGTATTTGGCAAATTGTAAACGGAAAATTTATTGGTTCGTTGCTTTTAATCATAATGGCAATTATTCCAACTTTCATATACATAAAAGTAATTTCAAATTTAGGATTACCTGAAGGCAATATCGACATGGGAAGCACAATTGGTTCTTATTTTGGATTATTATTCCTGATTGCAGCCTATACTGCTATTGGAGTTTTTACTTCTACTTTATCCGAGAATCAAATCGTAGCTTTTATTATAGCAGTCTTTTTATGCTTCCTTTTCTATTTTGGTTTCGAAGGTTTATCTTCTATTGTTCCTAGTTCTATGAGTTTTATTTCGTCATTAGGAATGCAAAATCATTTTAAAAGCATGAGCCGAGGTGTAATTGATACACGCGATGTAATTTATTTTTCAAGTATAACGGTACTTTTTCTTTCGTTTACTGTATATCAACTAAAATCTTTTAAATCGTAATGAAAACCTCTTCTCAAAAAAACATAAAAACGTTACTGATTACAATTGCGATTTTAATTGCGTTGAATATTGCTGGCACTTTTATCTTTCATCGCTTTGATTTAACCAATGACAAACGATATACTTTATCGCCAACTTCATTAAATATCGTAAAACAGGTTCACAATCCGCTGTCTGTAAAAATTTATATGCAAGGTGATTTACCTCCTGAGTTTAAACGTTTACAACAAGAAACGCAACAATTACTAGAAGAGTTTCAAGCCTATAACAAAAACATATATTTTGAATTTGTAAATCCTATGGAGAACGAAGACGAAAGTATGGATATGATTAAAGAATTATATCGAAAAGGGCTTACTCCTATAAATATAACTGTTGATGACAAAGGAAAACAATCGCAAGCTATGGTTTTTCCGTGGGCAATTGCAACATACGACAATAGAGAAGTTAATATTCCTTTATTAAAAAACCAAATGGGTGCTTCGACCACTCAAAAAGTAATTGGCTCCGTGCAGCATTTAGAATATTCGATTGCTGATGCATTAAATAAAATCACGAAAGAAAAACAAAAAAAGGTTGCAATCATAAAAGGGAATGGCGAAATGAAAGAGATTTTCATGGCTAAATTCCTGATGCAAATTCGCGAAAGCTATCATATTGGACCGTTTACCTTAGACTCTGTTGCTAAAAATCCTATTGGTACTTTAGATGCCTTAAAAAAATATGATTTGGCTATTATTGCTAAACCTACCGAAGCTTTTACAGATAGTGAAAAACAAGTTTTGGATCAGTTTATCATTAATGGTGGAAAAACATTGTGGCTTGTCGATCAGGTAAATGCCGAAATGGACAGTTTATACAATCAATCTGGTGCAACGCTGGCTTTTCCAAGAGATTTGAATCTTAATGATATGTTCTTTAAATACGGCTTCAGAATTACTCCTGATTTGGTAAAAGACGAACGTGGAAGCCCAATTAAACTAGCTTCTGGAGAACAAGGAAGCGCTACTCAATACCAACAATTTAATTGGAAATATGCGCCTCAGGTTTATCCGGAAAGCAAACATCCAATTGTAAAAAATTTAGGAGGAATCAAATTTGACTTTGCAAACCCAATCGATACCTTAAAAAATGGCATTAAAAAAACGGTGCTTTTGCAATCATCACCTTATTCTAAAAAAATTGGTACTCCTGCCGAAATCAACCTGAATATTGTTACTGAAGAGACTTCTCCTAATGATTATTTAAACAAAGGAAATATTCCTTTATCAGTTTTACTAGAAGGAGATTTCCATTCGATGTATGAAAATCGTGTTCTCCCTTTTGAACAAAAAACTTTTCAGGCTAAAGGTAAAGCGACCAAAATGATCGTGATTTCTGATGGTGATTTAGTTCGCAATCAATTGGACAAAAATTTAACTCCTGTAGAATTAGGTTACGATCAGCGTTCAGGAAATTTGTATGACAACAAAGATTTCTTAATGAATTGCGTTAATTATTTGCTGGATGACACAGGACTTATTAACATTAGAAGTAAGGATCTGAACTTACCTTTATTGGACAAGGAAAAAGTTTATCAAGAGTACAGCATTACGCAATTCATAACTATCGGACTACCAATTCTAATTTTATTGGTCTTTGGACTTGCATTTACTTTCCTTCGCAAAAGAAAATACAGCAAGTAGATGTTAATAAAAAATTTGGGATACTAGAATTGTTTACGATATATTTGTAAAAATGTATTCTAGTCATTAATCAAGCTAAAATATATACCAAAAAATAAAACAAAAGAGATGAAATTTATAGTATCGAGTTCGTACTTATTAAAGCAATTACAAGTTTTAGGTAGTGTAATCAATAGTAACAATACGTTACCTATTTTAGACAACTTTCTATTTGAATTAGACAATAATGAATTAACAGTTTCTTCATCGGATCTTGAAACGACGATGTCTGCAACTTTAGCGATTGATTCTACAAGCAAAGGAAGTGTTGCAATACCTGCAAAATTATTACTCGAAATCCTTAAAACATTTCCAGAACAACCTTTAACTTTTACAATTGAAGACAATAACACTGTAGAAATTAGTTCTAACTCAGGTAAATATGCCTTAGCATATGCGGCTGGAGAAGAATTCCCAAAATCTGTAAACTTAGAAGATCCTTCTGTTACTCTTGTACCTTCGGATGTTTTGGCAACTGCTATTAGCAAAACGATATTTGCTGCTGGTAACGACGATCTACGTCCTGTTATGTCAGGAGTATTCTTCCAGTTTTCGCCAGAAGGATTAATATTCGTTGCTACAGATGCTCATAAATTAGTAAAATATGCTCGTACAGATGTAAAAGCATCTCAAGTTGCTGATTTTATTATGCCAAAGAAACCTTTGAATATTTTAAAAAGTATCTTAGGAACTTCTGATGCTGAAGTAAAAATTGAATACAACGACTCTAATGCTACTTTCTCATTCGACAACTACATCTTGATGTGTCGTTTAATTGATGGGAAATATCCAAATTATGAAGCTGTAATTCCAAAAGAGAATCCAAACAAATTAATGATTGACCGTTCTTTATTTTTAAGTTCAGTACGTCGTGTGGCGATTTTCTCTAACAAAACTACACACCAAATTCGTTTGAAAATCGCTGGTGCAGAATTAAATGTTTCTGCCGAGGATATTGATTACTCAAACAAAGCCGAGGAAAGATTGACTTGTGATTACCAAGGTGATGACTTGCAAATTGGGTTTAACTCCCGTTTCCTTACTGAAATGTTGACCAACTTACAGTCGGATATGATAATGCTTGAAATGTCTTTACCAAACAGAGCAGGAATCCTGACTCCTGTAGATGGTTTAGAAGATGGAGAAACTGTGACCATGTTGGTGATGCCAGTAATGCTAAATAGTTAACATTTAATTATGTTTTTGTTGTATTAGATTTTTGATATTCAAATATAATACTTATTATTGCATAACAATTACGCTATTAACCAACCATTTTTATACTTAAAAAACCGCCGCTTCTTTTGAAACTGCGGTTTTTTTATTTTGTTTAGAGAGCTCTTTCGCAAAGCTTCACAAGGAGGTACTAAGTTTCCTCAATATTATCATTCTGAGGCGGAGTCGAAGAATCTTCACGAGCGACTCGACAAAGTTAATGGAATTTCTCGTGAAGTTCCCTCGTTACTTCGAGATGACAAGTTTGAGGAAAGATTGTACAAAGAACAACAAGAGTAAATTAAGACTAAGTTTAGTGACCTACAACTCCAACTAAAATATCACCACTAACTACTCATAAAAATATTTAGCTTTTACTCTATATAGTATTTACTCTAAACCTATAGTCTTCCTATACTCTATACTCTATACTCTATACTCTATACTCTATACTCTATACTCTATACTCTATACTCTATACTCTATACTCTATACTCTATACTCTATACTCTATACTCTATACTCTATACTCTATACTCTATACTCTATACTCTATACTCTATACTCTATACTCTATTCTCTATACTCTATTCTCTATACTCTATTCTCTCACACCACTAAATCACGCCCATTTTTTGCATTAGGAAAGTAGCACTTTTATTTTTACAGATACCTTCACGAAGCGTAAAATCAAAATGCAGTTCGTTATTCTTGATTTCAACCTCAAAACATTGGTTTGTTAAAACATCTGGATAATCATTAGTTGTTAAACATACTTCGATATCGTGAGTTGCAATAGCTCCGATTGCTTTTTTTGCAATGATCTTTTTTACTACTTCAATAGTCCCATTGCGTTTGTCATCTGAGTTAGTACCTCTTAAAATCTCATCTAAGAGCACAAAAGCGGGCTTATCCTCTAACGCATCCATAATTTGTTTTAAACGCTTTATTTCGGCAAAAAAGTACGATTCACTATCTGACAAAGAATCTGATAGTCGCATAGATACCAAAACTGGTAACGGATGCATCGTAGCCTTATTAGCGCACACCACAGAACCTATTCCTCCTAAAACCATATTGATTCCTAAGCTGCGTAAAAAAGTACTTTTCCCGGACATATTTGATCCCGTTAATATCATAAACGATTCTGGAAAAAATTTCACCTCATTTCCTACTCTAGTTTCAGGATTTAGCAATGGGTGACTAAGATTAGAGAAACCAATTTTAAAATCAGTATTTAGCTCTGGGAATACAAAATCTTCATTATTATATGAAAAGTTCGCTAAGCTGTTCAGCATTTCAAACTCGCCCATTACTTCCAGCCATTCTTCTAAAACAGCTGCGTGATTCGTTTTCCAATTTAAAAGATTTTTAAAAACATGAATATTGAACAAGAAAATTCCATTAAATAATAATGCGGTTACAAAATTATTGATTGTATCCATATTTGAAAACAACTCCGATAATTGTTTTAAATGAACACTGGCTTTCGCATTTTTATAAACCAATTTCTTTTGCAGAGCAACTAATTTATCTGACTTAAACGTTTCGTTTTCAATTTCCTTAACCAATAAACCATACTGCTTAATAATTTTATCAATATTTTCAGCTTTGGCAATTTCTGTTTGAATTCTTTTAAAAAACATACCAAAAACTGTTGTATTTAAAACAAAAGCAAAAGACAGATAGGATATAAATACCACATTCGATGTTACGAAATACGCAATTACTAATGCTCCAAAAACAGCAGGCAAAACATACATCAATATTGACATTACTTTTGAAAATGGAGCACTCTTGCTGTCCTTCCATTTTAATAATGCCTGATAGGCTTCTTTAGTATCTTGTCCTATTATTGCAAGTGCTAAAAATTCCTGACGCCAATCTAACTTTGATTTCAGTTCTTGTATTGCTTCTTGATTTTGAGCAATTTCGTTATTTGGTAAATTATATAACAACTGATTTGCCAATGTCTTTTTCCCAACAAAAGTCCCTGTTCTATTAAGACTTTGAAACAATGAATGGTCTCCAAAAATATCTAAATCGTATGCGTAAGGGTGATGGAAGTCAATAAACTCTTGTCCATTTTCAAAAGGTAGTTTTTCTCTTTTTAGAAAAGTAATCTCGTTTTTATTTATTTTTAAAAGTGCCTCGGTAAATTTCTTTTGAAAAGACAAAGCAGAATGAATACGCATTAAAACAACAAACCCCAGGAATGACAAGACTGCAACAATAAGATATATTGAAGCATCTGTCTTGATATAATAATACCCTAAAACAAAACACAAAACAATACTCAAAAGTCGTAATAAACTAATGCTATTGTATTTTTTGTTGATTGTATTTAAAGCCTCTGAATAACTATTGCTGTTTTTTTGATATTGTTCCATTGATTTAAAGTAATTATTCCTTTTAGAAATTATATTAAATACAAATATAAGTTTACAGCAACGAAATAACTACTTTAAATACTAGGAATATTACTCACTACTACATTCTCTTCCTCAATTAAAAGTTTGCACTTATTTATTCTCGCAAAGTCACAAAAACGCAAAGAAAACAACTTTAAACTTAATCTTTACTGCTCTGCACCTTTGAAAGAAAATTTATAATACCACAGAAATCTATTGTTCGTGCATAATCAAAACCGGAATTGCAATATCCTTTGTTAGTTTTTTAGTAAAACTAGGACTAAACAAGCTTTCGAAGAAGCTTCGTTTATAAGCAATCATTGCTAGTATATCGATGTCTTTATACAAAACAAAATCTAGAATTGTTTCTTTTACTTCTTCACATGGCAGCACCAAAAACTGAACTGGCTCTTCTTTAAAATCTTTTTCCCATTCTTTAATTGTTGCATCGGTAACATCAGAGTTCTGCGTTTTTACATACAGACATTTAATTTTAGCATTCATTTTTTTGGCTATAGCCAAAACTTTACGAAGCTCTTTTTTATCTTTTTCACGATAGCGCGTTGTGAATCCGATGGTTTTTACTTTATTAAATTTAGATTCTACAGGTACGCATAAAATTGGTACTTCAACACCTGATATCACTGCATCGGTATTGGTTCCTAAGAAAAAAGTATTCCATCCTGCTATACCTGAAGTTCCCATTACTACAAAATCTATTTGATCTTCTTTAATGGCTTTCTTCATATTGTAAACCAAATCACCATCCATCAAACGGT is a genomic window containing:
- a CDS encoding DNA mismatch repair protein, coding for MEQYQKNSNSYSEALNTINKKYNSISLLRLLSIVLCFVLGYYYIKTDASIYLIVAVLSFLGFVVLMRIHSALSFQKKFTEALLKINKNEITFLKREKLPFENGQEFIDFHHPYAYDLDIFGDHSLFQSLNRTGTFVGKKTLANQLLYNLPNNEIAQNQEAIQELKSKLDWRQEFLALAIIGQDTKEAYQALLKWKDSKSAPFSKVMSILMYVLPAVFGALVIAYFVTSNVVFISYLSFAFVLNTTVFGMFFKRIQTEIAKAENIDKIIKQYGLLVKEIENETFKSDKLVALQKKLVYKNAKASVHLKQLSELFSNMDTINNFVTALLFNGIFLFNIHVFKNLLNWKTNHAAVLEEWLEVMGEFEMLNSLANFSYNNEDFVFPELNTDFKIGFSNLSHPLLNPETRVGNEVKFFPESFMILTGSNMSGKSTFLRSLGINMVLGGIGSVVCANKATMHPLPVLVSMRLSDSLSDSESYFFAEIKRLKQIMDALEDKPAFVLLDEILRGTNSDDKRNGTIEVVKKIIAKKAIGAIATHDIEVCLTTNDYPDVLTNQCFEVEIKNNELHFDFTLREGICKNKSATFLMQKMGVI
- the gldF gene encoding gliding motility-associated ABC transporter permease subunit GldF → MKSIVLREIKSFFGSPIGYLVIAIFLISNGLFLWVFQGEYNILNTGFADLTPFFTLAPWILTFLIPAVTMRSFSDEKKQGTIELLLTKPLSIWQIVNGKFIGSLLLIIMAIIPTFIYIKVISNLGLPEGNIDMGSTIGSYFGLLFLIAAYTAIGVFTSTLSENQIVAFIIAVFLCFLFYFGFEGLSSIVPSSMSFISSLGMQNHFKSMSRGVIDTRDVIYFSSITVLFLSFTVYQLKSFKS
- the tssD gene encoding type VI secretion system tube protein TssD, whose amino-acid sequence is MAFKAILEFEGNEYQVLFSKVDMIRHTDGKGAVSSEIKGGRLNLKVKSTDNTTVIEQAVNSQHKPVSGKVKYFKADSEQVMKELSFENAFIVFFSEQLDALAETPMTTEITFSAEKITLGNATLDNNWARV
- the gldG gene encoding gliding motility-associated ABC transporter substrate-binding protein GldG, with the protein product MKTSSQKNIKTLLITIAILIALNIAGTFIFHRFDLTNDKRYTLSPTSLNIVKQVHNPLSVKIYMQGDLPPEFKRLQQETQQLLEEFQAYNKNIYFEFVNPMENEDESMDMIKELYRKGLTPINITVDDKGKQSQAMVFPWAIATYDNREVNIPLLKNQMGASTTQKVIGSVQHLEYSIADALNKITKEKQKKVAIIKGNGEMKEIFMAKFLMQIRESYHIGPFTLDSVAKNPIGTLDALKKYDLAIIAKPTEAFTDSEKQVLDQFIINGGKTLWLVDQVNAEMDSLYNQSGATLAFPRDLNLNDMFFKYGFRITPDLVKDERGSPIKLASGEQGSATQYQQFNWKYAPQVYPESKHPIVKNLGGIKFDFANPIDTLKNGIKKTVLLQSSPYSKKIGTPAEINLNIVTEETSPNDYLNKGNIPLSVLLEGDFHSMYENRVLPFEQKTFQAKGKATKMIVISDGDLVRNQLDKNLTPVELGYDQRSGNLYDNKDFLMNCVNYLLDDTGLINIRSKDLNLPLLDKEKVYQEYSITQFITIGLPILILLVFGLAFTFLRKRKYSK
- a CDS encoding universal stress protein — its product is MKRILFPTDFSEVATNAFVHALEFAKQVKGELILLHTFEIPVYDSQFFPENFAIIYNSLELAKFEMFKDEIPKLRQIAADRKLDNIVMNHRLMDGDLVYNMKKAIKEDQIDFVVMGTSGIAGWNTFFLGTNTDAVISGVEVPILCVPVESKFNKVKTIGFTTRYREKDKKELRKVLAIAKKMNAKIKCLYVKTQNSDVTDATIKEWEKDFKEEPVQFLVLPCEEVKETILDFVLYKDIDILAMIAYKRSFFESLFSPSFTKKLTKDIAIPVLIMHEQ
- the dnaN gene encoding DNA polymerase III subunit beta, giving the protein MKFIVSSSYLLKQLQVLGSVINSNNTLPILDNFLFELDNNELTVSSSDLETTMSATLAIDSTSKGSVAIPAKLLLEILKTFPEQPLTFTIEDNNTVEISSNSGKYALAYAAGEEFPKSVNLEDPSVTLVPSDVLATAISKTIFAAGNDDLRPVMSGVFFQFSPEGLIFVATDAHKLVKYARTDVKASQVADFIMPKKPLNILKSILGTSDAEVKIEYNDSNATFSFDNYILMCRLIDGKYPNYEAVIPKENPNKLMIDRSLFLSSVRRVAIFSNKTTHQIRLKIAGAELNVSAEDIDYSNKAEERLTCDYQGDDLQIGFNSRFLTEMLTNLQSDMIMLEMSLPNRAGILTPVDGLEDGETVTMLVMPVMLNS
- a CDS encoding putative quinol monooxygenase, with translation MFVRIVKMSFHEDKIPAFMENFDGVKDKIRNAPGNRFLELYQDKDNKNIFFTYSYWETEADLENYRQSELFNTVWTFTKTLFNAKPEAWSVDKLVSLN
- a CDS encoding PhoH family protein; amino-acid sequence: MNERIIELIDIAPKDFWGAQDTHLEIIKKYYPKLKIVARGTTLKAFGEKEVLDEFEKRFQRLMVHFTRYNNIDDNVIERVIMSDGHDEKKAYDHDKILVHGVAGKIIKAMTPNQQLLVDTIKKNDMVFAVGPAGTGKTYTGVAMAVKALKDKEVKRIILTRPAVEAGENLGFLPGDMKEKLDPYMQPLYDALRDMLPNEKLEDYILKGIIQIAPLAFMRGRTLDNAFVILDEAQNTTHSQMKMFLTRMGKNAKFMITGDPGQVDLPRRTISGLKEAILVLKDVEGIGIIYLDDKDIVRHRLVKKVIDAYKQIENND
- a CDS encoding S-adenosyl-l-methionine hydroxide adenosyltransferase family protein — protein: MSIITLTTDYGLKDHFVGALKGKILSEYSEATIVDISHDIDPFNTTEASYIIGSSYFSFPKGTVHLIGVDIERNKENQHIAMQWNDHYFICADNGILSMLTQKIVPQKIVAINIHDRFPVESTDLDIFIQVACHIAKGGLLNVIGKEIPAIKEVTDLQAVVASDGNSIKGYVIYIDHFGNVVTNISKNHFLKIARGRPYEIVMKPKSIKTILPNYSAIASSEKYPIKTYEGEKLAIFNEAGFLEIAIFRSNPSKVGSANSLLGLNYRDVITIKFH
- a CDS encoding Cof-type HAD-IIB family hydrolase, which codes for MNSESKKIKVIITDLDGTLLNPEHKISSYTKSVFQELYNQNYLIIVATGRHHLDAFGIINTLEIPVYLVSSNGARIHSPEKKELFAFDIESEVVKSALSADIDPEITTVLFKEDVWLTNRLSEKLNAFQADLVYHPELVDYSKLEDYSAIKIFFTHDNHEKLVALKDVILSTSSDKLHHAFSLPNCLEFMDKSVDKSVAIAKVLEIENATFEEAISFGDGFNDLKMLSSTGKALIMGNAPQNLKNELPDLEVIATNREDGVAKYLSENVLGKVPVTI